aaaCGCTCCAAGACAGCGTCATGTCACTATGTCAGTAAAGTATAACCTTGTCTTTTAATGTGTGAATACTGTACTGTCCTCCCATAGGAAAATGTTTGTTGTATTACAGACTTCCAAATATAAGACATGTAGGCAAAGTACTGAACAGAGGCATTTTTATTATCTCAGTGTTTAGGTCAAATCTTGGTCAACCttatgacttcttttttgcCCTTTGGCTTTTACTTGATGCTTCTGGGACTTCTGCAGCAGAGCCAGAGTGTCTCTCTTCTCAATCTTCCGGAGCtgtttcttcttcatcctcttgATCTTTGCTGTGTTCCGAATCTGTGACACAAAAGAGATGGGAGGATATAAACAAAAGGTAAAATCACGGGTGGAAAGattgtgtgtgcttgcatggcTAATAAATAACTTCTCACTTGATAAGCTCTTTTTACTGCACAAATGAAATTCTGAAGCAGTGTAGAATGTTCTTTTCCATAACTTTAATGAGACTCAAATGTGACCTACTAGACGCCTATAGACCTTTTTGTGTAGACAATAACAGTTGACATACCACTTGGACAATTTCTGATTTGCGCTCGTTCTCTGCGCGGCGTTTCAGGttgtcttctctccttttcctcttttcctatAAAGCATGGAAAAATagcattaataaaaataaaaaaaggtgcaAATACTTACACATTACAGGGGTTAAATCCTCACACAGCtttacctctttctctctggcttTGTCCTCTTTAAGCTTCAAAGTATACTGTTTCACCAGCTCCTTCTCCCGCTTGGCCTCCATCTTCTTTTCCCAAGAAGAGCACAGCGGTTTATCTCTCACCATTGCAGAGaacctaaaagacaaaatgacataaaagcaGGTTTTTAGATACAAGACAAATTGTCTCATTCATAAAGCATCCCATAAAAGTAGGGATGCACCGATCCAACTCTTAGAATCCCAAAACATGACTGCAATTATTTCCATGtgaaggctctgacacaccgaCCTGACGGCTgacagaaaaggcagttggactgatTAGTTTGCTCCCAGAGGTCAAAAAGTTCCTCGGAACACACCATACGGATACActaaatgtaatattattagGGATGGGGGGGAATCCATACAGCATAATATTGCGGTATTTACTATTGAGATACACAGACGCCTAGTATCGACCTCTTATTATTTGTTGGCCACTTTATCTGCTTGAAAAAACCTATTTTGgaacaatacaatttaaatgatACATGTTATCACTGGCATAAGCCAGTAGCTGGCAGTAGCTCTGCCCATAGGgaattgggttgggaaccggagggtaactggttcaaatccccgtatggaccaaaaagtatggagtgtggattggtggctggagagatgccacttcacctcctgggcactgccaggtgctgttgaacAAGGCACCGTATCCCCtcctcagggcgctggttcagctggcagcccactcactgacatctctccattagtacatgtatagatcctgagcatgtgtgtgataactaacaaagtgtggacacagagtgtaaatgtaattttccccattggggattaataaacaattaaaaaaatgatgctGTGACACTAACTGCCAAACTCTCACTTTACCTAAACAGTGACACAattatgatataaatatattaaaaagacattaaaatgattttcctgATAAGGACACAATGTAGTCAGTACTTAAAGTGCTGAGGTTTAATACTCAAACTTCATTTAAATATCTGCACCAATTAATGTTACAGATTCATGCAGCATTCTCTGTCCGCGATCTGAACATTTCTCTCTCGAATGTAGGGGAGTAGTAGTATACAATAAATAAGTAAGTTACTTAATTCCAGTACTTGAGTAACGttaaatgtactcagttactTCCCTACACTGCCACACACCTCTGCTTGTTGCGGTCCTTCCACGCTCTCCCAGATTTGGGTTTTCCCAGGGGAATGACCGGAGTTAAAGGTTTTCCACTAGAACCCGAACGATGCTTCTTTTTTGGGACAGCCTCGGAACTCGTGGGTGCGGTTTCTACCGTTGAAGGCCCGATAGCGTCCCCGTCCACTCTGTCTGGATCTGCTGCAGCCTCCTCGAGCAGCTTTGCTGGCTCGGACGGGTTCCACGGCTCCGGTTCGGCAGGCAGACTCTCGAGTTTCTGCCTTGCATTCTTCGTGTTTTTCTCTTCTACAGTCGGCAGCTCCTGGAGGACAGACCTCCTGGTCCGCCTGCTGGGAGTCCTCGCCGGGGCTTCTGAGTCCAACAGTGCGGCAGGAGTGCGCACTTTGCGGCCACTGCGGGTCCGTCTGGTCTCTGGAGGTGGATCCTGGACATCCTCCTCCTCGAGTACTACTTCAGTAACGGCCTTTTCTTCTAACACGGCTGCCTGCCTCTTTGACATGTTTACTAATTAATACTACACCACATTACTCTGATAAACTTGTGTACCCACGTGTGATCACCACCAGCGTTAATGTGTACGTTGCTTTACTTCCGCTTCTATGATGCTTGGTAAACAACGTCGGAGTGCATTACCGCCGCCTCTTGGTCCGGAGTGGGAACTGCAAACTCGATGCTGCACATACTTCCTACTACCCACTTTCTTTATTGAACCATCAAGTTCACGCAAACACAACGCCGAAGTTAACTCCAATTCTAGTATCTTTTGTACATAATCTGTGTTCTTACTTTTAAGAAACTTGGAGTATAATATAAGTTAAAGTATAATGGTTAAAgtgctataaataaaacttacaataataataataataataacaattgttattcttattatcatcatcatcatcatcatcattatcgtAAGTATTCTAATAAATTACTATGATAGTACCTGATATGTTAGTTCgtttgcaacagaaaacatgcTTGATAGCATCAATATCTGGCCAGTCCTCTTTGGAATTAGACAGTCTCTTCAGTTGCAGCTCAACAAgtggtacggtgccttgctcaagagcacctggcagtgcccaggaggtaaagtgccatctctccagctaccagtccacacctttgtactttggtccatacggggacttgaacctgacaaacccaactccctacggactgaacTACTGCCACCCCCCCTATAAAGCAAATAGATACAGAGAGAACATAATTTAGGACTTTACTCTTTCGCTAGAGTGGAGACAAGCTCTATGTCCTTGGTGACAGAGAAAAGGTCCTTAgaaggcagagaaaaaaaacactctgccTTCACTCAGTGAGGGATTCCCTCTGCATACATTTCCCAGctggaaaaaagagagacaagcaGGTGATGAACTTTGGACAATATACATTCCATTGTGTGCAATTTTAAGTTAGAGTATAAGCATAATATACTTGACACATATTCAATGTTGAGATTttgcaacatactgtatgttatactACAATACATTTCACTAAACTTTGGCAGATGTAACAATGCCATATAGGAGCTAATGtattacagtgaggaaaataagtatttgaacaccctgctattttgcaagttctcccacttagaaatcatggaggggtctgaaattgttattgtaggtgcatgtccactgtgagagacattatctaaaaaaaataatccagaaatctcAATGCATGATTCTTTgactattatattattattatatgtatgatacagctgcaaataagtatttgaacacctgagaaaatcaatgttaatatttggtacagtagcctttgtttgcagttccagaggtcaaacgtttcctgtagttgttcaccaggtttgcacacactgcagaagagattttggcccactcctccacacagatcttctctagattaGTCAGGTTTCTgtgctgtcgctgagaaacacagagtttgagctccctccaaagattctctattgggtttaggtcttgagactggctaggccacgccagaaccttgatatgcttctaaCAGGGCccctccttggttatcctggctgtgtgcatTGGGTCactgtcatgttggaagacccagcctcgacccatcttcaatgctctaactgagggaaggaggttgttccccaaaatctcgcaatacatggccctggtcatcctctccttaatacagtgcagtcgccctgtcccatgtgcagaaaatcCCCCCCAAAGCAttatgctaccacccccatgcttcacattagggatggtgttcttactcatctttcttcttcctccaaacctTTGGTCttatctgaccacatgactttctcccacgactcctctggatcatccaaatggtcattgggaaacttaagacgggccttgacatagccttcacctttcttaggatcattgagacctcACGAGGTCAGATCTTCCATGgggccccagtccgagggagatggacagtcatgtttagcttcttccattttctaatgattgctccaacagcgGACCTttttctcaccaagctgcttggcaatttcccagTAGCCCTTTCTAGctttgtggaggtgtacaatttagtctcttagtgtctttggacagctttttggtcttggccatgttagtagttggattcttactgattgtatggggtggacaggtgtctttatgcagctaaagacctcaacaggtgcatctaatttaggataataaatggattggaggtggacattttgaaggcagactaactaaggtctttgagggtcagaaatCTAGTTGATAGAcaggttttcaaatacttatttgcagctctatcatgcaaataaatagttttaaaaaatcatacattgtgatttctggaattttttttagattatgtctttcACAGTGGAACTGAACCTACGTTGACAATTTTAGATcccctccatgatttttaagtatgagaacttgcaaaatagcagagtgttcaaatacttattttgcTCACTGTGTAAATGattaattttttcaacaaaagGTGGAGGAGGATTAAACGCATGTTAGTTTTGAGGTGcataaaattgaaatgtgtttgagCTCTGAGCGCTCACATATAGTCTTTCTGTTGCTGAATCAGATCCTGCTCCCTACTGTCAATGCCAATAGGATGGTTGTCTTCAAAGATTGTCAGAGCTtgaagaaagaatgaaaacaagggttaaaattattgatgtacagtatatagtatattatatagCATGGTCAATAAACAGCCGGATATTGGACACTTTTGTAAAGTtggaaagatattcacagattttCTGAAAattgtaatgcttttttttttttttgaacttAAGTGTTGTAGTACAACCAGCAAAAGACAAGTTATGTCTGaagtaagtttggagacactacagtatgtaataattaaaac
The sequence above is drawn from the Etheostoma cragini isolate CJK2018 chromosome 2, CSU_Ecrag_1.0, whole genome shotgun sequence genome and encodes:
- the ccdc86 gene encoding coiled-coil domain-containing protein 86: MSKRQAAVLEEKAVTEVVLEEEDVQDPPPETRRTRSGRKVRTPAALLDSEAPARTPSRRTRRSVLQELPTVEEKNTKNARQKLESLPAEPEPWNPSEPAKLLEEAAADPDRVDGDAIGPSTVETAPTSSEAVPKKKHRSGSSGKPLTPVIPLGKPKSGRAWKDRNKQRFSAMVRDKPLCSSWEKKMEAKREKELVKQYTLKLKEDKAREKEEKRKRREDNLKRRAENERKSEIVQVIRNTAKIKRMKKKQLRKIEKRDTLALLQKSQKHQVKAKGQKRSHKVDQDLT